GAAAACTTCGTTCAACAAAGTATATGAGGTGTCTCAAGAATACAATGTATCTTTGAGAATTGCCGCATACATCGTAGCAATAGATAAAGTTTCAAACACTTATAAATACAGAGGAGGGTTCTAAAAAGAACCCTTTTTTACCTTTTTACTGACATGACTATACACAAGGAAGGCCGAAAAATACTCTTTATACTTCTTGCAGTACTATTTATCATCAACTATGTTGTGAGCACCTATTTGCCAGCTCAAACCTTAGTTCAGCAGATGACGCTTATCTCGAGCTTGCTTGTGTATTTGCTTGTATTGCAGTTTTTTAGAAACCCCAAATTTACGATTGAAATTCAAGACAACATGGTTTTGGCACCTGCTGATGGTAAAGTAGTCGTGATTGAAAATACAGTGGAGGGAGAGTATTTTAAGGATGAGCGCAAGCAGTTGTCTATCTTTATGTCTCCACTCAATGTCCATGTGTGTCGTACTCCAGTCGGAGGAGTGGTCAAGTACTTCAAATACCATGCAGGCAAATATCTCGTCGCGTGGCACCCAAAATCGAGCACCGAAAACGAGCGAACTACGATGGTAGTACAAAACCCTACTGGGACTGAAGTCTTAGTGAGGCAAATAGCGGGAGCTGTAGCCCGCCGTATCAAGTGGTACGCCAAAGAAAATGACCAGTTGGTACAAGGTCAGGAGTATGGCTTTATCAAGTTCGGCTCTCGGTTGGATGTGTTTTTGCCATTGGACGCAGAGATCAAAGTCTCGCTAGAGCAAAAGACCAAAGGAGGAAGGACAGTTCTTGCAGAGCTAAAATGATTAGGTTAGGTTTTTGAGGAGGATAATTTCTTTGTCCGTCAAAAATCTCCATTTTCCTCTTGGGAGATCTTTTTTGGTGAGGGAACCGTACATGGTACGGTCGAGCTTTTCTACCTCATAGCCGAAATTTTCGAAGATACGTCTTACGATACGGTTTCGACCGATGTGAATTTGCAAACCGATGTTCTTTTTGGTGGTATCCAAAATAGCAATATCACTGACGGTTACGGGACCATCGTCCAAGGTAAAGCCGTTGGCAATTTCCTCAAAATGGTTGGAGGTGAGTGGCTTGTCCAGTTCTGCTTGATAAATTTTCTTGATTTTGTAAGAGGGGTGCGTCATCTTTTGAGATAGTTCACCGTCGTTAGTGAGGAGTAGCAATCCTGTGGTATTTCTATCCAATCGTCCGACAGGGTAAATGCGTTCGTCACATGCTGTTTTGACCAAGTCCATTACCGTTTTTCGGTTTTCGGGATCTTCCATGGTACTGATGTAGTCTTTGGGCTTGTTGAGCAAGACGTATACGAAGTTTTGCGGACTGATCACTTTGCCGTTGAATTTGACCTCATCTTTTTGCTCGACTTTCATGCCAAGTTCCGTGACGACAGTCCCATTGATTTGGATGCGACCCTCCTGGATCAGCTTGTCGGCATCTCTTCGCGAACAGATTCCTGAGTTGGAGATGTACTTATTGATTCTCACCGGGTATTCGATGGATGTCTTTTTTGGAGTAGTGGTTTTGGGTTTTGAAAGCCTGTTTTTTCGTTGCATGATCAGATATTATCTGGCAAAGCTAGACAATAAGAAGCAGCTACTACGAGAAATTATTCTTGAGATTCACCGATCTCATTGTCTTTCTGCTCAAAGTCTTTGAGTGTGGGTAATTCACTGAGGCTATTGATGCCAAAGTAATCGATGAAATTTTGGCTGGTGCCGTAGAGGAGGGGGCGTCCCACTGTTTCGGATTTTCCTTTGATTTCGATGAGCTCTTTTTCGAGTAGCTTTTGGACAGAATAGTCACAATTTACGCCACGGATTTGCTCCATGTCTCCTTTGGTGACTGGTTGCTTGTAGGCAATAATCGAGAGAGTTTCGAGTGCAGAATTGGATAGTCTTTTTTTGGACTGTTGTTTGAGCAGTATGCCGATACTGGCCTGATAAGCAGGTTTGGTTAGAAACTGATACCCTCCCCCGCTTTGGATTGGCTCAAACGAATAGGAATCAGAGGCGTATTTGTCCTGTAGTGCCAAGATTGCCTCTTCTATATCTTTGAGGGGCACCTCCGCTTCGAACATCTCCGACAAACAGTCTTTTAATTCTTTGTCACTGATGGGTTTGGGCGAACAAAAAATGAGCGCCTCAATATGGTTGGACAAAAAATCCACTTAACTGTTTTGCTTCAATTTGGAGTCAATAGATAATGTCGTGTGTGGAACAGCCTTCAGCCTCTCTTTGCTGATGAGTTTTCCACTTTCTTTGCAGATACCATAGGTTCCGTTTTTGATTCTGATCAAGGCATTCTCCAAGTTTGTGATAAACTTTTGTTGTCTTGCAGCGAGCTGATTCAAGCTTTCTTTTTCTGCAGTATCCGCGCCATCTTCCAGTGTTTTTACGTTTCCGAAAGTACTGTCAGTACCAGAATCTTTACTCTTGGTCAATGACTGCTTGATGTAGTTAAGCTCGTTCCAAGCTTTTTCTAGTTTGTCGTTGATCAAGGTTTCAAATTCTTTCAGCTCATCCGCGGAATACCTGGTTTTCTCTCCGTTGCTCATAATTGTCGTTCTTAGTTTTTGAACCTTTGCGCTAATCTAATTCAACACATTTGAAAAGTAAAATGAAAATCAACCCCTAATTGATTAATTATCCACAACTTATTCTCTTAGATACAGTGACTTAACGCTATGATTATTGTCTTTAACGTATCCACGGAGGATTAAGTATAGCTTGTTCTCGAACTTTTGGACGAGCGGGCGGTAAATGTGTTATGATTAGGTATATAAGTAAAAAAACCTGATGAGCGCTCATGTATGGTAAACGGCACATCAGGTTTATGGGGAGAATCTATGTCATGTCAATCGGTGAGACGAAAGGCCACATAGAGTTGTGCGACGGAGTTTCTTGAATTTTCGAGGGTGAAGTCAGCCAGGTCGCTTTCCGCGATTTCTGCGAGACCGTAGTTGTAGCGTGCACCAACCATGAAGGATTCGAGCTGATAGCTGAGTCCTCCAGCTAGGCCGTAATCGAAACTCTTGAAATTGTCTCTATCTAAGTCATCTTGGTCGTTGAGATCATCGCCGGAGGCTTTGTACCCAGCGTCTACCAGATAGGACCCATAGGGGCCAACTTCGAGGGCCAGGTGTTCAGTGAGATGAAAACCAAACATGACGGGTACGTCGATGTAGTACAGGTTGAGTTTGAGGTCTCCAGAAGAACCCAATACGTCATAGTCGTACTTGACGCCTTTGGTAGAAAACAAGATTTCTGGCATGACAAAGAATCGTTCTCCAGTTCGGATCTTGGAGTAGAAACCTGCTTGCCAGCCGAGACGCATGTCCTGGTCGTCTATTTCATTTTGAATGAGGGTACTGAAGTTCATGCCTCCTTTTACCCCTGCGTCTACATCTTGTGCTCGGGCCATAGGTCCCGCAGAGACTATCAATATCAGTGTGGCTACATAAGCCATGATTTGCTTATTCATATGTGTGGGTTTTGGTGAAAAAATGCGGATGTAGCGCTACTCTCTACCCGTAGATCACAAATTATGCGAAAGGGTTAAAATGCAATGCGCTTACTTCCATTGTCGTGAGAAGTAGTGAAAAAAGCATACCAATTCGTTTTTGTTGGCTTATTGGTGTTTTGTGGGATTAAATTGAAGGTTAGAATGTATCTAGTTTTCCCGATATGGGAAAGCTTTTCCACAGGTTGTAATGCGTAGTTGTTTTTGTGCTGGAATAAGCCTAATTAGCCCAGCCTTCTCGGTCCAAGCTGCGGTATTGGATCGCTTCGGCGAGGTGTTCGATTTGGATGTCTTGTTTGCCAGCCAGATCTGCAATTGTTCGCGAGACTTTAAGTATCCGGTCGTAGGCTCTGGCGGAAAGTCCGAGCTTTTCCATGGCTGTTTTGAGCAGTGCTTTGCCTGGTTGATTGATTTGACAGATGGCTTTGACCATCTGGGAGTTCATCATGGCGTTGTTGAATATCTCTGGGTGATCTTTGAAGCGCTCGGCTTGGATGAGCCGTGCTTCGATGACACGTTCGCGTATCTCATCGCTGCTTTCGGATTTTCGATCTTCGGTCAGTTGGTCAAAGGAGACAGGAGTCACTTCTACATGGAGGTCTATCCGGTCGAGCAGAGGCCCGCTGACTTTGTTGAGGTACTTTTGTACTACGCCTGGTGCACAGGCGCATTCTTTTTCGGGGTGGTTGTAGTAGCCACAGGGACAGGGATTCATGCTGGCAATCAGCATAAAGTTGGCTGGGAATTCGATGGAAATTTTTGCGCGTGATATGGTGACTTTTCGTTCTTCTAACGGTTGTCTCATTACCTCAAGTACGGTGCGTTTGAACTCCGGCAACTCGTCCAAAAATAGCACACCATTGTTGGCAAGTGAGATTTCGCCGGGTTGTGGGATGCCTCCCCCTCCTACCAAGGCCACATCACTGATGGTGTGGTGGGGGGCACGAAAAGGGCGCGTGGTGATGAGTGATGAGTTTTCTTTGAGGTGGCCTGAGACCGAATGTATCTTGGTGGTCTCTAGGGACTCTTGTAGAGACAAAGGAGGGAGTATGGATGGGAGGCGTTTGGCCAACATGGTCTTGCCAGCTCCTGGGGGGCCAATCATGATGACGTTGTGCCCTCCCGCTGCTGCGATTTCTAGGGAGCGTTTGATGTTTTCTTGTCCTTGTACGTTGGCAAAGTCGGCACTGTACTCGTTGATATGAGACTGAAACATGTCCCGCGTGTCATAGACGAGAGGTTGTATTAGAGCTTTGCCAGTCAAGTGTCCGATGGCTTCTGGGAGTGTTTCTACTCCAATGATATCAACTTTGTCCACAATGGCCGCTTCGGAGGCATTTTCTTTGGGCAGGATAAGTCCTTTGAATCCTTTTTTCCTTGCTTCGATGGCTATGGGTAGGGCGCCTTTGATAGGCCTGATTTTCCCATCAAGGGCTAGTTCTCCCATGATGATGTAATCCTCTATGGCAGGGATGATGATTTGGTCTGAGGCACGGAGTATACCCAGAGCGATGGGTAAGTCGTAGGCAGAACCTTCTTTTTTGATATCCGCTGGGGCGAGGTTGACGATGACCTTTTGACGAGGCATGGTGTAACCATTTTGCTTGAGGGCTGATTCGACTCGGTGTTCACTTTCTTTGACAGCTGAATCAGGCAGTCCGACCATGAAAAAGTGGAGGCCAGAGATGATGTTGACTTCAATGGTTATTAGGTGAGCATCTACGCCGTAGACGGCACTGCCATATGTTTTTGCGAGCATAGTAGGTTCTTCAGGGTTGGTGGTTAGCTGCTGAAGCAGTTTTTACGCTTTTCTAAATATAGATTATTTCCTGTGGTTTATTGGATGTTGGCTTTTGGATTTTTTTTCTTTTCCAATTCTGAAATTCGCTTCTTCAATTGACGAATGTGAAGGTTTTCGATGATCAAAACACTGAGAAAGAGTACCAGACCAATGCCGCCTAGTTTGAGTACGAGTTTCATCAGGCCTACCCAGGTATCTACAAAGTCCCATTTCCAATGGAGGACGAGATTTTCATGAGTCACTGCGACAAACGTACAAATTAGAAAGTAGGTGATGTAAATCCCGTAAAGTAAAGGCTTAATTTGTTTCATTTGATGTCGAATATTGCTTGGAGTAATCTAGGCTATTACGGGTTTTCTCGTCTTTTCAATATAGTGAATATTCTGTTAATTCTTGTCGACTTGTTTTTCATAATAGCGACACATAAGTGTCAAACTGCATTCATTGCACTTGGGTTTTCTAGCCAAGCAAATGTAGCGACCATGTAGAATCAGCCAGTGGTGTGCTTTGGGGACATGCTCTTCGGGAATATGGCGGACGAGCTGTTTTTCTACTTCGAGTGGGGTCTTGGCAGTTTGGGTAACTAGACCAAGACGTTTGGATACACGAAACACATGAGTATCTACGGCCATGGTTGGTTGGTTGAATACCACTGACGCGATGACATTGGCAGTTTTGCGGCCTACACCGGGTAGTTTTTGGAGGTCTTTGATGTCGGAGGGTACTTCAGAATGAAAGTCTTCGACGAGCATTTTGGCCATACCGAGCAGGTGTTTAGTCTTGTTGTTGGGATAGGAAATCGATCGTATATAGGGAAACAATTCGTCGAAATTCGATTGGGCGAGTGCCTCGGGAGTGGGGAAGGTTTCGAAAATGGCTGGAGTCACCATGTTGACACGCTTGTCGGTGCATTGGGCACTGAGAGCTACAGCTACTATGAGTTGGTAGGGGTTTTCGTAGTGTAGTTCTGTTTCTGCTTCAGGGCTGTGTTGACTGAAGTGCTCTATGAAAAATTGATACCGCTCCTTTTTGTTCATGTTTCGAAATTAACTCTGATTTGTGCCATTGCAAAATCAGAATTAGCCTAGTGTACGGATGGGAACAAGGGCTCCCTATGTGTTGGAATTAGGAGGAGTGCTCATGATAGCACAAGAGTCAGTCTGGGGAATAATTGAGGGAATATTGAAGAATCGAATTGGCACTTTGGTCTGAGGGGTTGAGTAGTAGTCGGTCTAGAATACGTGTATCAATCTGCAATAGAGAGAGGGCTTCTTCTAGTTCTGGGTTGCAAAGGATTGCTTGTTGTATTTGTTGGTCTTCGTCAGCGGAGGTTTCTCCATATATGAATCGTATAAGGTCAGTTTCGGTAGACAGATTGATCATAGTCAATATTCAATTTTTGCATTTTCTTGCGCAAATTAATCAAAGCATATCGCATGCGTCCGAGTGCAGTGTTGATACTGACCTGGGTAGTTTCAGCGATATCCTGAAAACTCATTTGCATGTAGTGCCTCATGATGAGCACCTCCTTTTGAGTTTCTGGCAATTCTTGTACCAGTGTTTTCAAAAGGGCATTGGTATCTTGTTTGATGTGTTCTGATTCTACCGAACTTTCGGCAAAATCGAGTGTATTGAACACACCACTTCCATCTTCCATTACAATTTTTGGGTAGCGCTTTTCTTTTCTGAAAAAGTCAATCGCTAGATTGTGTGCGATTCTTAGTACCCATGGTAGAAACTTCCCTTCTTCATTGTATTTACCTGTTTTGATCGTACGTATTACTTTGATAAATGTGTCTTGAAGCAAGTCTTCAGCGACATATTTGTCTTTGACGATCAGATATATGGTAGTAAATACACGCGATTTGTGCCGTGACACTAATTCTTCAAATGCTGTTTCGTTTCCGTTTTTGTAATGTGACACCAATAGGCTATCACTGACACCTACATTATTCATTTTACCTGCGCTTTTAACGTAACCTTCTGAATCATATTGTTTGGTCAGGTTCAGATTGTTTGAATTACAGGTGTTATTCTTATTAAATCTACTCATAACTGTCTAGGTCTCCAATGGTTTATGAATGTTAAATTAGATTCTAGGCTAGAAGGCTGCCAAAAGATTCGATCAGTGAATGGCCTCATTCGATCAATAGGCTTATTTGGAACTTTATCTGCTTTGAGGTGTTTTTGAAAGAGAAACAAACACGAATAACGATGAAAGCAATCTGGAACGAACAAGTTTTGGCACAAAGTGATGACACTCTGGTGGTGGAGAACAACCACTATTTTCCTATTGAATCTATTCACTCGGAGTTTTTCACGAAAAGTGATACACATACTACCTGTCCATGGAAGGGTCAGGCGAGCTATTATACAATAGAGGTGAAGGGTGAGATCAATGTGGATGCAGCCTGGTACTACCCTGATGCGTCTAAACTTGCCAAGCCCATCGAAGGGTATGTGGCGTTTTGGAATGGGGTGAATGTAGTGGATTAGTTTGCTATTGGATTGTTTTCAGTGCTTGCAGGAGTTTGTTGATATCTCGGGCGTCGTTGTATAGGTGTGGCGATACTCTCAAGAAGGAGCCTCTCATGGAAGCACTGACACGATGTGTTTTGAGGGATTGGTTGAGGGTAGTGATTTTGTGCTCGGGAATTTGGATACCAAATAGGTGACTAGCTCGGTGGCCGGGGTCTTCGAGATATAGGCCCATCTCTTTGATTTCGGTGATGGCGGGTGCTATGAGTTGCTGACAATAGCTTTGTATTTGGACGGGTTGCCATCGTAGGACTTGTTTGAGTGCGGCGATGATCATGGGGTTGAGGATGAAGTTGCTTTTTTCTCCCACGCCGTAGCGTACTGCTCCGGCTTGATAGTCTTCTTGGTAGTTGACTAGCTCGGCGAAATTCTGACTATCGATTCGGTTGATCCAGTTTTGTTCGATAGGTGTGCCTTGATCGAATATTTCTCCATAATAGGCGATTCCTGAGCTGTAGGGACCAAGAAGCCATTTGTACCCAGCGACAATGAGCGCATCGGGGCGAATCTCTTGTACATCGAAGGGGAGAGCGCCGATGGATTGTGTCCCATCGATGATAAGGGCCGCTCCTACTTCGTCACAGCGTTTACGAAATGCCAACAAATCAAATAGGGAGCCGTCTGCCCAGTGTACGTGCCCTAAGGCTACTACACGTGTGTTGGTATCTATGGCTTCCAATAATCTTTCGTTCCAAAGTTTGCCCCGGTGAACGGTAGTGTCTGGCGCTTCGATGATGCGTAGTTCTGCTTGATGGGCTTGACAAGATTGGACCCACGGGTATACATTGCTGGGAAACTGGCCGCCAGCGAGGATGACATTGTCGGCTTTGTGGATGGGGAGGTTGTGTACTACATTGGCGATTCCGTAGGAGGCTGAGGGGATTAGGGTGATGCGGTTTTTGTCAGGGGAATGTATGAGTTGTGCATAGAGGGTTTGAATTGTCTCTACGTCGTGAAAGAAGTCGTCCGGTGTGATGCGGTTGGGTTGTCGTTTTTTGGATAGGCCTATGCGCCCTGCTTTTTCTACTGTTTTTGACAGAGGAGCCATGTATGCGCAATTGAGGTAGGCATACTTTTTATTGAGTTGAAACTTCTTCTTTTGACACTTCATTTTTGAGCGATGCTGGTTAAATTGAGACTACATGACGAAAATACTCTTATTCGATAGCAAAGGCAAAGCAGAGAAGATCGTGGGGCTTCACAAAATTGTCAAGTTGCAAATTGATGATGTGCGGTTTTGTTTGACAAGGAATGGCGAGAACTATTTTGCCTTTGAAGAGAAATGTCCACACATGAGTGAGGATTTGAGCAAGGGGAGAATCAACCCCTACGGGGAGGTCGTCTGTCCTTGGCATGACTACCGTTTTAGTTTGGCCACCGGAGAAGAAACTAAGAATAGATGTGTAGACTTGAAAAGGTACGCTGTGTTTTGGGAGGAAGGAGGGCTTTATGTTGAAATTTGATGAGAGTCAGTCTAGTACATCCGCTTTTCGGGTTGAGACGACCAAGTCATCAAACCAGATGTAGCAATCTGCATCAGGCGCCCAATCCTGTCCTGCTCCTCCATGAAATGTTGAGAAATAGAAGTTGTCAATGAGGCTGCCGTCGTTCACAAAGCGTAGGCCCGTCTTGCTTAACACTTGCTGTCCATTGACCCATATTTCTATCTCGCCGTTTTTCTTATTTCCAGAGTTGATTTTTACACGTTCTGTGATGTGGTACCATTTTTCTTTTTCAAATACCACTTGTTTGTCCTCTATCATGAGGGGGATGTCTTCGCCATATTTGCCAGGTTTGTCCATATGGTAGAGATAGAGTACTGCCTTTCCATTTGTTCGCCACATGAGGCGAGCGGTGAAGCCATTGGTACCATCGCAGTGTTGTCCGCCGCTGCAGTTTTTGTTTCCGGCTAGGCCGGGCAGTTTCCCTCCTTCGTGCTTTCCTCCCCAATCAAAGTTGTCGCTGAAGTAGAGCCAGTAGGAAGCATAGACGTTTTTCTTTCCGTCAAAATGCAAGGCTGCTTGCGCTCCTGTTTGAGAAGGGCCTACTCCACCTTTAGGGTATTGGACACGAATCGAATTGTGCCCCGAGTGAGATATGCTACTATCTATGATCACTCTTGCTTGATCAAAGCCATCGGTCCAGTTCAGTTTGAATCCGTCTGCTTTTAGACAGGCCTTGGTGTATTCTTTGTGGTTTGGCCACCCTTCGAAGCTTGTGGAATAGATCCGCTGGGAATATACATTGAGAGACAGGAGGTAAAGTACGCTGAGCGAAACCCCGTGTTTGAGCAGCCAAACCATGGTTAGTCTATATCTGGAAGGACGTAGTCCGTAAAGACACTGGGCTCAGCCATGGTTTTTTCGATTTCTTCGGCTTTTCGTGGGGCACGAATGGATAGGTTTTCACAACCGTCTTCGGTGACGAGGTAGTCATCCTCTATGCGAACAGGTATGTTCCACCATTTTGGATCGGTAGGACTGCCTTCTGGGATATAGATGCCGGGTTCGATTGTGATGACCATGTTGGGCTGGAGGAGGTCATAAATCCCTTTGTCATGGACATCTAATCCGATGTGATGGCAGCAGCCGTGAGGATAGTAGCGGTTGCGCCCAGTTTCTGGGTTTACGATGTCTTTTTCACTGGTGCTTTTGTAAAGGCCGAGCTCGACAAGTCTATTGTTGACAATCTCAGCGGTGATGTCATAGAGTTTGTAGAAAGGTAAGCCAGCTTTGCAGGAATCGGCCGCTGCTTGTTGTGCATCGTATACGATATCGTAGATTAGTTTTTGTTCAGGACTAAAAGTACCGTTGACAGGGATGGTACGTGTGACGTCAGCCGTATAGCCATGGTATTCAGCCCCCAGATCCATGAGTATGAGTTCGCCATCCTCGATGGCTGGTTTGTAGTTGTCGATGTAGTGAAGGACGCATCCGTTGTGTCCAGCACCGACGATACTAGGGTAGCCTTCGTATTCAGCGCGGTACTTTTTGTAGATGAATTCATGCATGCCCTGTACTTCGGTCTCTGACATACCCGGCTGCATGGCTTTCATGACTTCTACTTGGCCGATGGCAGATATATTGATGGCTTTGCGGAGGAGGTCGAGTTCATCTTCGGTTTTGATTTCTCTCAATTCGGTCATGAAAAAATCCAAGAGAGCAACGTCCAGATTGTTGGGTTGTGCTTCGACCATTAGTTCGCCCTGATTGTAGCCTATCTTTTCTTTGAACTGCGCGATGAGGTCGTAGAGATCTCCTTCTTCGTTGGTGTCTCTTACATCGTTTTCAAAATCATAGAATAAGACCTTGTCAAATTTCGAGAAGTCTAGGTTGAATTTGCCGAACTGGGTTCCTTCGAATGCCGCATCGATGGCTAGGACTTCTTTGGCTCCTTCTTGTCCTAGCCTTCCCCCTTCGTAGAGCTCCATGAGTGCGTTGTGTTCTCTGACGAAGATGATTTCATCAAACTTTTTGCCCTTGACTTTTTGTTCGTCTTTGAAAACCAACAAGACGGCATGGGGCTCGCGATGACCTGTGAGGTAGTAGAAGTTGGGGTCTTGATGGTAGACATAGTTGACGTCATTGGCTCGGTTGCGGACGGGTCCAGAGAATACCACAGCGACGGAGTTTTCAGGCATTTTTTTTCTTAGTGCGGCGCGGCGTTCTGCGTGAAACTCACTGGACAAGTAGTCTGTAGGCTTCTGAGCAAGGGAGACAAAATTTAGGAGGATAAGTGAAGCGAGAGCGAGATGTTTCATAGAGCTAATATAAACAGGCGATAGGATCATGTCAATCTAAAATACGTAAGCGGTCAAAATACCAAGGTCATAAAAAAACCCTGACTCGTCACCGAGTTAGGGTTTTTTCATTATTCATAATACAGTTGCTTAAGCTGCAGTTTTGATGTTTTCTTTTTTGACCGATACTTCGAGTCGTTTGATATGGATCAAGCCTAGTTTGTCCAACACCCACATTACGACATAGGTAGGGTCTATTTCGTGCCATCTGACGCCACCAAAATTGGCTCTGTTGCCATGTTTGTGGTGGTTGTTGTGGTAGCTCTCTCCCATCATCAAGAAGTCCACGGGCAACATGTTTTTGCTAGTGTCACCGACTTTGAAGTTGACATATCCATACACGTGAGCAAACCAGTTGA
The DNA window shown above is from Reichenbachiella sp. 5M10 and carries:
- a CDS encoding aminopeptidase P N-terminal domain-containing protein; this translates as MKHLALASLILLNFVSLAQKPTDYLSSEFHAERRAALRKKMPENSVAVVFSGPVRNRANDVNYVYHQDPNFYYLTGHREPHAVLLVFKDEQKVKGKKFDEIIFVREHNALMELYEGGRLGQEGAKEVLAIDAAFEGTQFGKFNLDFSKFDKVLFYDFENDVRDTNEEGDLYDLIAQFKEKIGYNQGELMVEAQPNNLDVALLDFFMTELREIKTEDELDLLRKAINISAIGQVEVMKAMQPGMSETEVQGMHEFIYKKYRAEYEGYPSIVGAGHNGCVLHYIDNYKPAIEDGELILMDLGAEYHGYTADVTRTIPVNGTFSPEQKLIYDIVYDAQQAAADSCKAGLPFYKLYDITAEIVNNRLVELGLYKSTSEKDIVNPETGRNRYYPHGCCHHIGLDVHDKGIYDLLQPNMVITIEPGIYIPEGSPTDPKWWNIPVRIEDDYLVTEDGCENLSIRAPRKAEEIEKTMAEPSVFTDYVLPDID